A single genomic interval of Lewinellaceae bacterium harbors:
- a CDS encoding RNA polymerase sigma factor — protein sequence MTDLELLKKIKEDPAAFSGIFKLYYKPIFGYVLRRTGDFDDTADVAASTFLKAFIHIKNFSYRGISIKVWLYRIATNEVNQFFRYKKKHEALFERMAPEDHEQFRNFLDQDKEELEMELQKNQQFLSILDALKTLPAKYQEVIALRYFEGKDNKEIADRRANLFFLTLFSCDSSLVYRHKFPEHQKDLFPVWPPPGCAFSGNGVV from the coding sequence GTGACTGATTTGGAACTGCTAAAAAAAATCAAAGAAGACCCTGCGGCTTTTTCCGGGATTTTCAAATTGTACTACAAACCGATTTTCGGTTATGTCCTGCGCAGGACAGGCGATTTTGACGATACGGCAGATGTTGCAGCCAGCACTTTTTTAAAAGCGTTCATCCACATTAAAAATTTTTCTTATCGGGGCATTTCCATAAAAGTATGGCTTTACCGCATTGCAACGAATGAGGTGAATCAGTTTTTCAGATATAAAAAAAAGCACGAGGCGCTGTTCGAGCGGATGGCTCCCGAGGATCATGAACAATTTAGAAATTTCCTGGATCAGGACAAAGAGGAGCTGGAGATGGAACTGCAAAAGAACCAACAGTTCCTGAGCATCCTTGATGCCCTGAAAACATTGCCCGCCAAATACCAGGAAGTCATTGCACTGCGGTACTTCGAAGGAAAGGACAATAAAGAAATTGCGGATCGGAGAGCAAACCTATTCTTCCTTACTCTTTTTTCTTGTGATTCCAGCCTTGTTTATCGCCATAAATTTCCAGAGCATCAGAAAGATTTATTTCCTGTCTGGCCGCCCCCAGGCTGTGCCTTTTCTGGGAATGGTGTGGTTTAA
- a CDS encoding M28 family peptidase, producing the protein MRHFCSLFFFLVGLLSLSAQNQLPTVTIQDISLDETAQSLLLTFDVEDAESDEVELFFLASDDSGQTFRLNTESASGDIGYPIAPGAGKQISWNYAGSIPQAGEYVLKVVADDRFPLDVQEMADQVDSNLLRERLSHIVGRRHYTVAPEKLDETRDTIEQAFLQYGLQTYRQNFPYIVYTGQNIIGTLPGATEDEAVIIVDGHYDTVAGSPGADDNGTAVVGVLEAARILSRYRFAKTLRFIGFDLEEVGLRGSRYYVENRNLEEDIQGVLNMEMIGYYTEAPNSQTLPPGFNLLFPDAYQAISGNEFRGDFLTNITVQSFAPLSNRFLAAAAQYVPELRIVSATAPDNLVPDDFTRSDHAYFWQDSIAALFLTDGAEFRNPNYHRSSDTLETINFTFMSRVVKAVIATAAELAGPQHSGEATATVQVAVGAEHLHQLDCFYTVSPNPAREELRLRFGQCREGWLAAELINLQGQRVLSRQVNPQEGNLVIATDRLPSGVYWLRLSNGEFFSGQKVVVE; encoded by the coding sequence TTGGTTGGCCTTCTTTCGCTCAGTGCCCAAAACCAACTGCCCACAGTGACCATCCAGGACATCAGCCTGGACGAAACCGCCCAGTCCCTCCTCCTTACTTTCGACGTCGAGGACGCTGAAAGCGACGAGGTGGAACTCTTTTTTCTCGCCTCTGACGACAGCGGCCAAACCTTCCGCCTCAACACCGAAAGCGCCAGCGGCGATATCGGTTACCCTATCGCGCCGGGCGCCGGCAAGCAGATAAGCTGGAATTATGCCGGCAGCATCCCGCAGGCAGGCGAATACGTGCTCAAAGTGGTGGCCGACGATCGCTTCCCGCTCGATGTTCAGGAGATGGCCGATCAGGTGGACAGCAACCTGCTGCGCGAGCGCCTCAGCCACATCGTCGGCCGGCGCCATTATACGGTGGCTCCCGAGAAGCTCGACGAAACCCGCGACACCATCGAACAGGCCTTCCTGCAGTACGGGCTGCAAACCTACCGGCAGAACTTTCCCTATATTGTCTACACCGGGCAGAACATCATCGGCACCCTGCCCGGCGCCACTGAAGACGAGGCGGTGATCATCGTCGACGGGCACTACGATACCGTCGCCGGCTCGCCGGGGGCGGATGACAACGGCACTGCCGTCGTCGGCGTGCTGGAAGCAGCGCGCATCCTCTCCCGGTACCGCTTTGCTAAAACCCTCCGTTTCATTGGCTTCGACCTGGAGGAAGTAGGGCTGCGGGGCAGCCGGTACTACGTGGAAAACCGAAACCTGGAAGAGGATATTCAGGGCGTGCTCAATATGGAAATGATCGGCTACTACACCGAGGCACCCAACAGCCAAACCTTGCCTCCCGGCTTCAACCTGCTCTTTCCGGACGCCTATCAGGCGATAAGCGGCAATGAATTCCGGGGAGACTTCCTCACCAATATCACCGTACAGTCTTTTGCCCCCCTGAGCAACCGCTTTCTGGCCGCCGCTGCCCAGTACGTACCGGAACTCAGGATAGTCTCTGCCACCGCTCCCGACAACCTGGTGCCGGATGACTTTACCCGCAGCGACCACGCCTACTTCTGGCAGGACAGCATCGCCGCCCTCTTCCTCACCGACGGTGCCGAATTCCGCAATCCCAACTACCACCGCAGCAGCGACACCCTGGAAACCATCAACTTCACCTTCATGAGCCGGGTGGTGAAGGCCGTAATCGCCACCGCCGCCGAACTGGCCGGGCCGCAGCACAGCGGCGAGGCTACCGCCACGGTGCAGGTTGCCGTCGGCGCCGAGCACCTGCACCAGTTGGATTGTTTTTACACGGTGTCGCCTAATCCTGCCCGGGAGGAGTTGCGCCTTCGCTTCGGGCAATGCCGGGAGGGTTGGCTGGCGGCCGAACTGATTAATTTGCAGGGGCAGCGGGTGCTGAGTAGGCAAGTCAACCCGCAGGAAGGCAATCTGGTAATCGCTACCGATCGCCTGCCCTCGGGCGTATACTGGCTGCGGCTGAGCAACGGGGAGTTTTTCAGCGGGCAGAAGGTGGTGGTGGAGTGA
- a CDS encoding alpha-D-glucose phosphate-specific phosphoglucomutase translates to MKLHPQAGKTASPDQLANIPRLVTAYFTGQPDPSAPEQRVAFGTSGHRGSSLKLSFNEPHILAIAQAICLYRAKEGIGGPVFMGIDSHALSEPAQATALEVLAANGVETMISAGDEYTPTPAVSQAILAYNQGRSSGLADGIVITPSHNPPEDGGFKYNMINGGPAESEVTAWIEAKANELLENGLRDVKRIPLQRALQAPTTHRYDYLDAYVNRLGRVIDMEAIRSSGLEMGVDPLGGAGVHYWGRIAGHYRLNLTVVDTQVDPTFRFMSLDWDGKIRMDPSSPYATQRLIRMKDDYPVAFACDTDHDRHGIVTRSAGLMQPNHYLAVAIDYLFRHRPQWKPDTGIGKTLVSSQMIDRVAARLGRKLVEVPVGFKWFVDGLFDGSLGFGGEESAGASFLDREGGAWSTDKDGIIAALLAGEITARSGKDPGELYRGLAREFGEPAYGRIDAPATPAQKEKLKKLSPEQVSSSQLAGEKIEAILTRAPGNGAPIGGLKAVTASGWFAARPSGTEDIYKIYAESFKGEEHLRQLQEEAQALVDRVIE, encoded by the coding sequence ATGAAACTCCACCCCCAGGCGGGCAAAACCGCCTCCCCCGATCAGTTGGCCAACATTCCGCGCCTCGTCACCGCCTACTTCACCGGGCAGCCCGATCCTTCGGCACCCGAACAGCGCGTCGCCTTCGGCACCTCCGGCCACCGGGGCTCGTCGCTGAAGCTTTCCTTCAACGAACCGCACATCCTGGCGATTGCCCAGGCCATCTGCCTGTATCGAGCTAAGGAGGGCATCGGCGGCCCCGTTTTTATGGGCATCGACTCGCACGCGCTGTCTGAGCCGGCGCAGGCCACGGCCCTCGAGGTGTTGGCCGCCAATGGGGTGGAAACGATGATCTCCGCCGGGGACGAATACACCCCGACGCCGGCAGTGAGCCAGGCCATTCTCGCCTACAACCAGGGCCGTTCAAGCGGGCTGGCCGACGGCATCGTCATCACGCCCTCTCACAACCCGCCCGAGGACGGCGGCTTCAAATACAATATGATCAACGGCGGCCCGGCCGAGAGCGAAGTGACGGCCTGGATCGAGGCCAAAGCCAATGAACTGCTTGAAAACGGGTTGCGCGACGTTAAGCGCATTCCGCTGCAACGGGCGCTCCAGGCGCCCACCACCCACCGCTACGATTACCTGGATGCTTACGTCAACCGCCTCGGCCGGGTGATCGACATGGAGGCCATCCGCTCTTCGGGCCTGGAGATGGGCGTGGACCCGCTCGGCGGCGCCGGCGTGCACTACTGGGGGCGTATCGCCGGCCACTACCGGCTCAACCTCACCGTGGTGGACACCCAGGTAGACCCTACCTTCCGCTTCATGTCGCTCGACTGGGACGGCAAAATCCGCATGGACCCCTCGTCGCCCTACGCCACGCAGCGCCTCATTCGGATGAAGGACGACTATCCCGTCGCGTTCGCCTGCGATACCGACCACGACCGGCACGGCATCGTCACGCGCAGCGCCGGGCTGATGCAGCCCAACCACTACCTGGCCGTGGCCATCGACTACCTGTTCCGACACCGCCCGCAATGGAAACCGGATACCGGCATTGGAAAGACCCTGGTCAGCAGCCAGATGATCGACAGAGTCGCCGCCCGGCTCGGCCGCAAACTCGTGGAAGTGCCCGTCGGCTTCAAATGGTTCGTTGACGGCTTGTTCGACGGCTCCCTCGGCTTCGGAGGCGAAGAAAGCGCCGGCGCTTCTTTCCTCGACCGCGAAGGCGGCGCCTGGTCGACCGACAAAGACGGCATCATCGCCGCCCTGCTCGCCGGCGAGATCACCGCCCGCAGCGGCAAAGACCCGGGCGAACTCTACCGCGGCCTGGCTCGCGAATTCGGCGAGCCGGCCTACGGCCGCATCGACGCGCCCGCTACGCCCGCCCAAAAGGAAAAGCTCAAAAAGTTGTCGCCGGAGCAGGTCTCCTCTTCCCAACTTGCAGGGGAAAAGATCGAGGCCATTCTCACCCGGGCCCCGGGCAACGGCGCGCCCATCGGCGGGCTCAAGGCCGTCACCGCCAGCGGCTGGTTCGCCGCCCGCCCGTCGGGAACGGAGGACATCTACAAGATCTACGCAGAGAGCTTTAAAGGGGAGGAGCACCTGCGGCAACTGCAGGAGGAAGCGCAGGCACTGGTGGATCGGGTGATCGAGTAA